Proteins encoded together in one Triticum dicoccoides isolate Atlit2015 ecotype Zavitan chromosome 7B, WEW_v2.0, whole genome shotgun sequence window:
- the LOC119337265 gene encoding uncharacterized protein LOC119337265: protein MEERAEEINLSKPRLRAMGKKIPTYTPTAGRRRKGPSLAPLSTCKRRRTPEASGWASLPTDVVHLVTSRLLAGDLVDYIVFRAVCSGWRSCTGDARDPTLRKPDLLPRGWVALCDGDGVRPDDAGEISFFHTRTARRLRVRLPELRRHRIVGFTQGLIILLNKRTAAVRVLHPFTRGVVDLPSLVPVFHDAVRDRNSLLDMNAAVCSASATSIAVVAWFPWTRVVIGAEAGRPAWEVLHRGLFLRSILPFQGRLYATVAMGGSMKIIQLYPRSPHPVLAHVPNDFGVLDLCSYFLVESGGRVLLAVHHLTAQNCGMEPFQQNAYKLFALDIDHGELIPVNCLGGHALFLNRDRCLSVSARDLPSVSSNSIYFSLGLDPVVVHSVRTGFSERLAVSCQIHDGKDRIRPSVRPFTIADHLLTYCHPRQWTKGLMFHEYHSIPESFEELRKNIKAKDSELWIPRFAVC from the exons ATGGAGGAGAGGGCGGAGGAGATCAATCTGAGCAAGCCGAGGCTGCGCGCGATGGGGAAAAAGATACCCACTTATACTCCGACGGCGGGAAGGCGGCGCAAAGGTCCCTCCTTGGCCCCGCTCTCCACCTGCAAGCGCCGGCGGACCCCTGAGGCAAGCGGCTGGGCTTCCCTCCCCACCGATGTGGTTCACCTCGTCACCAGCCGCCTGCTGGCCGGCGACTTGGTGGACTACATCGTCTTCCGGGCCGTCTGCTCCGGCTGGCGCAGCTGCACGGGCGACGCGCGCGACCCCACCCTGCGCAAACCGGACCTCCTGCCGCGCGGCTGGGTCGCCCTCTGCGACGGCGACGGGGTACGCCCGGACGACGCCGGCGAGATCAGCTTCTTCCACACGCGGACGGCcaggcgcctccgcgtccgcctgcCAGAGCTCCGGCGCCACAGGATCGTCGGCTTCACCCAGGGACTGATCATTCTTCTGAACAAACGCACCGCCGCCGTCCGGGTGCTGCATCCCTTCACGCGGGGCGTGGTCGACCTCCCGTCCCTCGTCCCCGTGTTCCACGACGCTGTCAGGGACCGGAACTCTCTGCTTGACATGAATGCCGCGGTCTGCAGCGCGTCCGCGACCTCCATTGCCGTGGTGGCATGGTTCCCGTGGACCCGGGTGGTGATCGGCGCCGAGGCTGGCCGCCCCGCTTGGGAGGTCCTCCACCGAGGGCTTTTCCTTAGGAGCATCTTGCCCTTCCAAGGAAGGCTTTACGCCACCGTCGCCATGGGTGGCTCAATGAAGATCATACAGCTGTACCCGAGATCACCCCACCCTGTGCTTGCTCATGTTCCAAATGATTTTGGTGTTCTGGACCTATGCAGCTACTTCCTCGTGGAGTCCGGTGGGCGAGTGCTGCTTGCCGTCCACCATTTAACTGCACAAAATTGTGGCATGGAGCCCTTCCAGCAAAATGCCTATAAGCTCTTTGCGTTGGACATCGATCACGGTGAGCTGATCCCAGTGAACTGCCTCGGTGGCCACGCGCTGTTCCTCAACAGGGATCGGTGCCTGTCTGTTTCGGCCAGGGACCTCCCATCTGTCAGCAGCAACTCCATTTACTTCTCTTTGGGCCTTGACCCTGTTGTGGTGCACTCGGTAAGGACAGGTTTCTCTGAGCGGCTAGCAGTGTCATGCCAAATACATGACGGGAAGGATAGGATCCGACCCTCCGTGCGCCCTTTCACCATTGCTGACCATCTTCTAACCTACTGCCATCCTCGTCAGTG GACAAAAGGACTCATGTTTCATGAGTACCACTCTATACCTGAATCTTTCGAGGAATTGAGGAAGAACATCAAGGCAAAAGATTCTGAACTATGGATTCCTCGCTTTGCAGTTTGTTGA